GCACTTTGGACAGGTTTGGCTAGGCCTTACCTTCAGGGTTGGAACTTCTACAAATACACCACCAATTTGTTCTACTTTGTATTTGACAGTATCGCGTAGCATCCCAAAACCTACGTCAAGTATTGACTTATTCAAACCCGATTTTTGCTTCTTGCGCTTACCTTTTTTAGCCTTGCTGGTCATCTTCTTTACTTCTAGTTTTTCAGTTGCAACGAAGCTATTACCGCTGACTATTTCTGCTGCAACTTGATGCACCCAATTCTGTCTTTGATTAGCAACCTTGCGAGTTATCTTGCTAACCTTAGCTTGGGATTTTTTCCATCTTCTAGAAGCTTTAATTTTTTTCTTTCTATTTGGTGCGCGTTTGCGTCTCTTCTCTTTAGACGCTTTTTTTATTTTCTGTTCAGCATTCCTCAAAAACTTTGGCGCTTCAATCTGTTGATGATTTTCGCCATCAGTAATTGACAATGCTGCTTTACATCCTAAATCTATACCAATAGCACCCGTTGGTAAAATTTCTGGCTTGAGAACTTGGTCTAAAGCATCAATTGTGATTGATGCGTACCATTTACCATTTCTGTAAACAATTGTGCAAGTAGTTGGTTTACCCCAATACTTAGCTTTACCCCTCATTTGAATTCGTCCAATTTTAGACAGATTCAAATACCCATTTTCGCCATTAGATTCTACAGAATAACCAGTTTTAGCTGGATATGTCCAACCAGAATAATGGCGAATTGACTTGTATTTAGGGCGTTTACCCAATCCTACAAACCAGCGTTGGAAAGCAAAATCAACACGTTTTAAAGTTGCTTGTAGAGCTTGTGAATTGATTTCTTTATACTCTATCCAAACTTCTTTGAACTCTGGCAAACAATTCTGTTGTTCAAAATAATCAACCTTGTGGTTGAACTTTTGATATTGAGTGAATCTGTTATAAATAGCAGCATTATACAAGTCTTTATGGAGCTTTCGGTGATACCGCAAAGACTTCTCTATCTGCTTATTTGGGTATAACCTGAAAGTCATCCGTCTTGTAGCCACTGATTTATTTGCCTCCTTTTTACATTTATTCTATGATATTACAGTTGACCTATAGGCTTGTCAAAAGAGGCAGGGGAGCAGGGGGCAGGGAGCAAGGGGGAAAACTGAGACGGAGCTTGTACTCCGCCCCAGTAAGAGCGCCCTAGAAGGGCGGGGCTTCTCTTCGAGACGCTCCGCGAAGATACCCATGTTCCGCTCCGCTTCACGGCTTCTCTGCGAGACGCTCCGCGAACGGGACAGGGATTGCTCCCCCTGCTCCCTGCTCCCTGCCCCTCCGCCTCTTTGGTCAAGTTCTTCCCAGAAAAGGCTCTCATTCTGTTTTCTCTATTCGCCAACATTTTGTGTTTGTAACCAAGTACAGACGCAAAACAATAACCGCTTCAATGTTGGAACGGTTGCCAGAAATATTTGCAAATGTCTGTAGAAAAACCAAGTGCAGACTAATCGAGTTTTCAGGCGAAGTGGATCATGTTCATTTGCTAGTTGATTTCCACCCAGATAACAACTTATCCGTTCTTGTAGGTAGTCTAAAATCAGCATCAAGCAGAATTATTCAGAAAGAATTCTCAGAACATCTATCTAATTTTTATCGTCAACCTGTTTTTTGGTCTAGTTCATATTATGTCTCTTCTACTGGCGGCGCACCAATTGAAAAAATCAAGCAATATATACAATCTCAAGAATCCCCAAATGAATGAATGGCTACTCCTCATACATCCATTCCCTTATCAACCTTGCGGTCGATTTTGGTCATAGATGCAATCGTCGCAGCCCGCTATTCATCCCCACCTTGCGAGTACGCTGAAGGTGGGGACTTTCGCGCTACGTTAATTTTTGAGCAAATTTAATTATCTGTAGGGTGGGGTGGCACATACTTAAGCAAAATTTGCTACATTATTATCATATGGTAGTCCACCACGTTAATTTTTAACGGCTACAAGCTCCCCGACTGCTTGAATGATGCTGCTGGCGAATAGAGGGTTAGCGGCTGCTCGATAAATTGTGTGTATATCTGGGTAAATATGGAAAATTTTCGTAGTACTCTGTCAAGATAAAAATGATGGACTGTAGTGCGGGCATCTTGCCCGCGTGAGCGAGACGCTCACACTACCAAAAATCCCTCAAAACAAAATTGACACAGTAGTAGGGGCACGGCACGAATAAAATTGTCATTAGAAGAAAAAATTTTGGATGCCGTGCCCCGTAAGTGTATATCATTCGAGCCTAACATCCCTGTATTGCTATATAACCTGCTTATAGTAATCTTGTAGCTGCCGTGTTGCCGCTGCCCATCCCCACCTTTGGGCTTCCTGGCGGGCATTTTCCCGGATTATATCTCTTTTTTGTTGATTTTCTAACAGGCGAAGAACTAGTGCGCTGACATCTTGAATATCTGCTGTTGGCTCAAAAAGATATCCATTAACGCCGTCTGTGACAATATCTGGAATTCCACCAGAACGGGCGGCCACGACTGGACAACCAGCAGCCATTGCTTCGAGTAGCACTAATCCTAGAGTCTCAGTGCGGGAAGGAAAGATAAAGACATCAGCACTGGCCAAAGCTGAGGCTAACTCATTCCCCATGAGATACCCGACAAAATGGGTATTTGTGCCATCGAAGTGTTCTTGTAGCACTTGGCGGTGGGGTCCATCCCCTATCAATGCCAAACGTGCTGTAGGAATTGCCGCTAAAATTGGTTTGATGCGCTCAATTTCTTTTTCAGCACCAAGACGACCAAGGTATACTAGCAAGGGACTTTGGGGATGATTCTGTGATAAACGCGATCGCATTTCCACACTAGCCTGTTGTGGGTGAAATAATTCTGTATCCACCCCTCTTTGCCACAAATGCACCCGTTCAATCCCTTGTGCTGTCAATTCCTCAATCATCGCCGTGGAGGTACAAAGATTCAAAGCGGCTTGATTATGACCATATTTGAGTAATGTCCACAATAACCCTTCAAGCTGTTCCAAGCCGTAATGCTGGAGATATTTGGGCAAATGGGTATGATAAGACGCTACCAAAGGAATTTTCAAAATTTTGCTATAAAATATCCCAGCTAATCCCAAAACCGCTGGATTCACGACATGAATCACATCTGGCTGAAACTTTTGGAGAAGAGAACCAATTTCTGGCCGGGGTAGAGCTATTTTTAACTCTGGATACAATGGTAGAGGAAAGCCCGATACACCATAAACTTTAGCTCCTTTGTATTCAGTTATGCCACCATCCGGGGCAATTACCAGAACTTGGTTCCCACAACGCTGTAAATGGTCAACTGTGTAGCGCAAGCGAGTGACAATACCGTCAACTTTAGGCAAAAAGGTTTCAGTGAATAGAGCAATTCTCATAAAGTGTTAACCGTTATATAAAATCTACTCATAACTCAATATTGCGTAAGTTTTGCCTCATTTGGCGTTGTAAACGAGGAGATTTCCAGGGTTTTAGCCTATTTTATTTCCAAAACCTACGCAGTATTGACTTATGACTACTCATCAGCAAGCTAAAAGAGTCAAAGATTTAAGTAGCCGCGATTCCCGGCGTACACCAGGACGCATGAACAAAATTCTTATTCCCCTCCTTGCTTGCGCTTAGGGGCTAGGGGTGGGGTCTTATTTTCAAGTCAGCTAATCATGACAAGAATTTAGATAATTATTTGAATTCAGTCACCAGCCCTACTTCCTGTGCCAGGAAACTTTGGGAACAATTTGCTTTTTATCAACTCGTTGCTGATATTTGATAGCAAAATTCAACAGGGAATCGAGTAGCGAATCAGAGAGATAGTGAGGCTGTAAACCTAAATCGAGTAATTTAGTGTTTTTGGCGTGAAAATAATGTTCTTCTTTTTCGATTCTCGGATTATCCAGATGATTGATTTCTATATTTAAACCCATTGCGTTCCCTGCTTGTTTCACCATCATTGCCAAATCAGCAACGCTGAATTGTTCGGTAAATTGATTAAATACGCGGAAGTCACCTGGTTCAGGAGGATTAGCGATCGCAATTTCAACACAGCGCACTGTATCCCGAATATCCAAAAATCCGCGAGTTTGCCCACCTTTACCATAGACGGTGAGGGGGTGTCCAATGGCTGCTTGAATGCAAAAGCGGTTGAGAGCAGTCCCAAACACGCCATCATAATCAAGGCGATTAATCAACAGTTCGTCTAAGGCCGTTTCTTCAGTTAAGACGCCGTAAACTATACCTTGATTTAAGTCAGTCGCCCGCAATCCCCAAATCCGACAAGCAAAGTGGATATTATGACTGTCATGGACTTTGCTTAAGTGATACATAGAACCAGGTTGCTTGGGATAAGGCAATGTATCCTTGCGTCCATTGTGTTCAATCGTGATATAGCCTTCTTCTATATCGATGTTGGGTGTACCGTATTCACCCATTGTCCCCAACTTGACCAGATGACAATCTGGAAAATCTTCCCGCATGGCATACAGCAAATTCAAGGTGCCAACGACATTATTGACTTGAGTCAAAACTGCATGTTCACGGTCAATCATCGAAAACGGCGCCGAACGCTGTTCCCCAAAATGGACTAGCGCATTTGGCTGAAATTGCTGTAGGGTTTGACTGAGAAATTCATAATTCGTAATATCCCCAACGTACAGCTCAATAGATTTACCCGTCAAATCGTACCAGCGCTGGAGACGTTGGTGAATTGAGGCGATTGGGGTCAGGGTTTCTATACCCAATTCGTTATCCCAGTGTCGCCGCACCAAACTATCTAAAATCCCAACTTCATAACCTCGATTAGAAAGGTAAAGTGCGGTAGCCCAACCACAATACCCATCACCACCAATAACCAGGACTTTCATTTTTACCAGTTGTTACTCGCTGATAGCTAAAATTTATCAGGTTTCGGTTCCCTATCACCGACCAAAAGGGACAGAAGTCATTAAAGGGCTTTGCGGGGATTGGGGATTGGAGTAAGGAGTAATGAGTAAGGAGTAATGAGTAATGAGTTAGGAGTTATACCGTTACAATTCAAGTATGATACAAATACGTTGGTAGGGAACAATGCCGTGCCCTTATGGGAAATCTATATGTATCAGAGTTTTGGTGAAATGGTATTAGGAGTTATTATTCTCCCCATCTTCCCCAGTCCCTAGTCCCCAGTCCCCAGTCCCCTACTTGGGAATGCGGTACTGCTGGGCGATGTAGTGAAACAACCGATAGTAATCTTGAAATTCTTGGCTTTGACTTCGTGCTTGCAAATAATATTTTATTTGGCCGTGAGTCAGCGTTAGCGTCATGGAACTTACTTGTTGACCAACTTCCACAACCAGCACTCCAGATACACCTTGGGCGGTCACAAAGTTGGGATTAATGGTAGTTTTTGCCTCCGGGTCTTTGCTGTTTGATTCTGGTAGACGATTACCAGCCCATGAACGAAGCTCGACAGAGTTTTTTTGCGGTGATACAAAGGCAATACCATCCCCATTTGCTGGGGCTGGTAATGAAGTCCAATTGCTGGGATAGGTCAACTCAAAGCCGTAACGGGAATTTTTATAAGTCTTCCAAGGGAGATCAGAAGCGTTAAAACCAGTCGCCGTACACCCCCACAGCATCATCAATAGGGCGATCGCTCCGCCAAGGCTTTGGGCACTACTATAAATTCTTCGCTCGAACCTACAAGTTTTAGCCGCAGCAGTAGACATTGTTATGTGGCGCATAGGATATGGAGCATAGGGCATAGGGCATAGGGCATGGGTCATGGGGCATTGGGCATGGAAAAAACATGGCTAGGTTTAATTATGTCTAATACTTAGTGCAAATAGGCATAAGTAATCTGGGAAATGGGGATTGGGGACTGGGGACTGGGGATTGGGGACTGGGGACACTTCGGCGAGCTCAGTGCATCGCTGGGGACTGGGGACTGGGGATTGGGGACTGGGGATTGGATTAATTTACTCTTGACTCATTACTCATTACTCATTACTCCCAACTCCCAATCCCCAAGCTAATGTAAAGGAATGTAACAATATTGCCATCAAAACGCTTTACCGTCTTGACAATCTCTAAAAGACTCGATAAGTTATATACATACCCGGGTAAGGCCATCTAAGAGTTATATGCAAACGCAAACTAAGCAAAAGGTTACTTTGTATTTATCGCCAGAACTACACAAAAGACTGAAAATTCGATCAGCTATTGATTCGGAACCAATGTCGGACCTTGCGGAGCGTGCCCTGGTTTTTTACTTGACTAATTCCGAATTGGTGGATGAGATAGAAGCTTCTGCTTATGGAAGAACTCATAGAGTATATTCATGTCCAAGTTGTGAAAGTTCGCTGGTATTGCGTGATGGGGAATTAGTTACCTTAGGTCATCAGCCGGGAGTAATTGGTCAAGAGCATCTTTCGATTAATGAGTTGGAAGAAGATGAAACCCATCCCAAGGGTGAGGAAGAATTAGTTCCTTGCTAGATAAGAATGATGAATGAGTAATTAATTCGTTTGTCGTTACCAAAAAGATGTTTGTACTGTACTAAGGTCTCAAGTAGGTCGATGTATGAAAGAAGAGCTCAATATTCTAATTCAAGCTCAATACCCTCTAATCTACCTTGTGACCTCCGAGGAAGAGCGGGCAGAGCAAGCAATCTCGACCATCGCCCAATTGTTAAAGCCCCAACGCCGATTATTTGTTTGGACAGTAACACACGGCATCGTGGAGTATGGTCAACCTCGGAACGTCCCCACACACAATACTGTTTCGCCAGAGGCGGCGATTGAGTGGATCATCCGACATAAAGAACCCGGTATATTTATACTTAAAGATTTACATCCTTTTATTGATGCTCCGGCGACAACAAGATCGTTACGTGATGCGATCGCCAGCTTCAAAGGTATGCAGAAAAACATTATTTTGATGTCACCTGTGCAGCAAGTGCCTATTGAACTGGAAAAAGAAGTTGTTGTTCTAGATTTTACATTACCTGATATGGCTGAGTTGAATAAAGTTTTAACTCACCATTTAGATCAAAATCGTGGGCGACGGCTGACAACCGAAGCGAGAGAAAAACTTCTGCGAGCAGCTTTAGGCTTAACTAAAGATGAAGCTGAAAAAGTCTATCGTAAGGCGCAGGTAACAACAGGGCGTCTAACGGAAGATGAAGTAGATATAGTTTTATCGGAGAAAAAGCAATTAATTCGGCGCAATGGTATACTAGAATATATCGAAGAAGATGAAACCATTGATGCTGTAGGTGGGTTAGAGGAGCTAAAAAAATGGCTCAAGCAGCGCTCTAATGCTTTCACTGAAAGAGCCAGAGAGTATGGTTTGCCTCAACCAAAGGGAATGTTGATTTTAGGAGTTCCTGGTTGTGGTAAGTCGTTGATTGCCAAAACTACGTCTCGGTTGTGGGGTTTACCAATATTACGCTTAGATATGGGGCGAGTCTACGACGGCTCAATGGTGGGTCGGAGTGAGGCAAATCTGCGTAATGCACTGAAGACGGCAGAATCAATATCACCAACAATACTGTTTATCGATGAATTAGATAAATCCTTTGCTGGTAGTGCTGGTTCTGGTGATTCAGACGGGGGGACTTCCAGTCGGATATTCGGCTCCTTCCTGACTTGGATGCAAGAGAAGAAATCTCCAGTGTTTGTGATGGCAACAGCTAACCGAGTAGAACGCTTACCTGGGGAGTTCTTGCGGAAAGGACGCTTTGATGAGATTTTCTTTGTGGATCTGCCCACACCGGAAGAACGGCAGGATATTTACAGTATTCACCTACAAAAGCGGCGTGAAGACATTGCTCGATTCGACCTTGAGCAACTAGCCAAAATGTCGGATGGCTTCTCTGGAGCAGAAATTGAACAAGCGATTGTTGCGGCAATGTATGAAGCTTTTGCCCAAGATCGAGAGTTCACCCAACTAGATATTATTGCTGCGCTGAAGGCAACTTTGCCACTGTCTAGAACGATGCAAGAACAGGTCACAGCTCTGAGAGACTGGGCCAGACAGCGCGCACGTCCCGCAGCATCCTCCGTTGCTGAATATCAGCGAATGGAGTTTTAAAAGCTTTCCCCTGCTCACCCCAGGGGTAAAGGCTAGCACCCAAAGCTAGCAGTTTCGACCAACTGGCCGCCTCGACCTAAGCGCGGCTTAAGCTCAAACAAACCGTTGTCGTTGTTCTCATCTTCATCTTCTCATTGGAGGAAACCCAAATGTCTCATTTCAGCACACTACGCACCAAGATCACCGACGCCGAAATCCTCAAGGCTTCCCTGCGCGACCTCGGCATCAGCGTGAAAACTGAAGCTGATGTTCGTGGTTACAATGGTCAGCGTGTACGCTCTGACATCGTTGCAGTATTGGAAGGCGAATATGACCTCGGTTGGTCTCGCAACAGCGATGGTTCTTTTGACCTAATCGCTGACCTGTGGGGCGTAGCTAAGAAGCACAACCAAACTGAGTTGATCAACTCCATTAACCAAAAGTATGCCGTTAACAAGACCTTAGCTGACGTTAAACAGCGCGGTCTGCAAAACGCCAATGTGAAATTGGTATTGCAATAACAATTTCTCTGCGCGTTCCCAAAGCTGCACGGGTTAACCAAGTTAAGAGCGGTTAGCCCGCTTTTTTTTATGGGACTGAGATTTATTTCTCAGTGCCAATTTTTTGCTGCTTTACCAAAGAAATGGGTTTAAAGCCTCGCCCTAGAAGGGCGACTTTTCTTTAGCTTCCGAACTCTACAAGCATTTCGTATTCTTCGTCCGAGCATCTAATTGTTAATTTCTTTATGCCGGCATATTGCCGTTGATTTATGGGAAAATACTAGCATGAAAACACTGAAGTTTAAATAACCGGGTGTAAGAAATGAATATGTGATTATTTTGCGGTTTGACGGCTATGAAAATTTGAAAGCGTGGATGACATCAGGCGATCGCGAATATTGGCTCAATCAAGGCAAACATTTGGTAGAAGCTGACCCTTATGTTCAGGAACTTTGTGGATTAGAAGCTTGGTTTTCTCTACCTGGTAAACCTTTGAAAACTCCACCACGTTATAAAACAGCATTGTTGACTTGGGGGTCTGTATTTGTGTTGATTAATTTGTTGAATACTTTTTTAGTTCCCCTAATTCGTGGTTTACCTCCCTTAATTATTTCGTTGATAATTACCGTTATTATGGTTTTACTGTTGACATACGTTGTTATGCCTAGAGTTAGCCGTTTGTTTAGTAAGTGGCTATATGCGAAATGACAGATTTGAGATTTGAGATATTGGAGGAAATATTATCATCTAAAATTTAAAATCCAAAATATGCTGACGGATAAATCGGCTAATATGAATTCACAAAAAGTTGCGATTATAACGGCTGCTAGTCGGGGAATTGGTGCAGGTTGTGCGCGAGAGTTAGCAGCAAGGGGTTATCGTGTTTCACTAATGGCGCGATCGCCTGGTATTTTAGATTTAGCAAATGAGTTAGGTGGTATTGCCATTCAAGGTTCAATTACCAATCGGGAAGATTTGGGCTCTTGCGTACTTAGCGTGCTAAATTGATAGGATAATGCCAAGAAAGTAAAGCTCTAATCTCAAAATTACGAAAGTTTCTAAATCCAAATCCACTTCGCTTTATTAACTTCAGTTTATTATTTATTCCTTCTACTACTCCACTGGTAGTCCTTCGTTCAAAATATCCGACTATTTCTCCAAACCACCGTTTAATTGTCTGCACACTTCTTTGATAATATGGTTCAGCTTTTTTTAACCAATTGATTAATTCTAGCGTTCCCGTTACCACATTTTTATTGTCTTCAAATAAATTGTGAAAATCTTCTTTTAATGAATGCATTCTAGCTATTAAAGGAGAAGCTTGTTTAATTCTATTTAATTTATCTTTTTGCTTTTCGGTGAGCTTATTCTCGGCTTTTAGAATTGTAAATTTATTTCCTTTTAAACTTTCAAATACTTTTTTTCTTTCCGGGGCATTTAACTCAGATGCTATTTTCTTTTCTGCTATCCTAGCTCGATTTAATTCTTCATGTACTAATTTAGTAACATGGAACCTATCTACCGTTACAAGGGCGTTTGGACAAATCTTCTCAATTAAAGATTTATAATTGCCTGTCATATCAATACTTACTTCTTCTATTTGTGACAAAACTTTTTCTCCCCACATTCTCATGGTTTTTTTGATTTCAATTTGTTTTCTTTCTTTTACTAAACCTATCAATTTACCTGAATCTATATCTACTAGCACGACAATAAATTTTCCTTGTCCTTTGACCAAACTAATTTCATCTATTCCTAATCTTCTTAAATCTTTGACATCTATTGGCATCACATTTTTAGCTACATCTTCAAGCATTGATATGACTTCTTCATTAGTTAGTCCATTATTTCTTGCCACATTACTTACATTACTATTAATCACTTGTTTGATAATATATTCCGCATATCGGTATGTATACCTCTTTCTTGCTCCTAGAAAATCTAGCTTTTCATTAAATGTTTTTCGGCATTTTTTACACTTGAATCTTCGTCTATTGACATTCAGTATTACTTCAAAATCCCCCATCGGTAAATCTTTCACTAAACATTTTTGATTTTGATGTAAATGTCTTGAGTTTTGACCACAGTGTGGGCACGATGCACTTTTCGCTTTTTTACCTACTGATAGAATTAGGACTTGACCCTCTTGTAGGCTTGATTCTACTAATACTTCAGGCAAATTTAGGAGTTGAGTCATTATTCGTTTCATAATTTATTTTATTAAACATTATTAAAAAATATCTTAACATTTTAGCACGCTAAGTACCCAAGAACCGTTGTCTAATGTTTATGGTTTAACCAGAAAACAAACACATCTTTTAAGAACCTTTCAAGGAGGTAAATTTAAAAGTCAGAAACTCAAACGCCAAGATGGTGTAGAAGAAGAATATCCCTTGTTTTATTATGCTGATCCAGCGCAAGGTATAGTTGACCCTCAATTTGATGGTCTTTATCAACCCATAAATGATGAAAAAAGACAGCCTGCAGATAAAAAACAATATATGTTTGCGATGGGAGTAGAACGAGCAAATGTGCAAATTGGCTATGTCATGCTCAACACTCTATGTCTGCGGGAACATAATCGTCTTTGTGATGAATTAGCCAGCAATTATCCAGAT
The Gloeotrichia echinulata CP02 DNA segment above includes these coding regions:
- a CDS encoding SDR family NAD(P)-dependent oxidoreductase, coding for MNSQKVAIITAASRGIGAGCARELAARGYRVSLMARSPGILDLANELGGIAIQGSITNREDLGSCVLSVLN
- the tnpA gene encoding IS200/IS605 family transposase; translated protein: MPLRLFGQVLPRKGSHSVFSIRQHFVFVTKYRRKTITASMLERLPEIFANVCRKTKCRLIEFSGEVDHVHLLVDFHPDNNLSVLVGSLKSASSRIIQKEFSEHLSNFYRQPVFWSSSYYVSSTGGAPIEKIKQYIQSQESPNE
- a CDS encoding DUF1257 domain-containing protein, with amino-acid sequence MSHFSTLRTKITDAEILKASLRDLGISVKTEADVRGYNGQRVRSDIVAVLEGEYDLGWSRNSDGSFDLIADLWGVAKKHNQTELINSINQKYAVNKTLADVKQRGLQNANVKLVLQ
- a CDS encoding AAA family ATPase, yielding MKEELNILIQAQYPLIYLVTSEEERAEQAISTIAQLLKPQRRLFVWTVTHGIVEYGQPRNVPTHNTVSPEAAIEWIIRHKEPGIFILKDLHPFIDAPATTRSLRDAIASFKGMQKNIILMSPVQQVPIELEKEVVVLDFTLPDMAELNKVLTHHLDQNRGRRLTTEAREKLLRAALGLTKDEAEKVYRKAQVTTGRLTEDEVDIVLSEKKQLIRRNGILEYIEEDETIDAVGGLEELKKWLKQRSNAFTERAREYGLPQPKGMLILGVPGCGKSLIAKTTSRLWGLPILRLDMGRVYDGSMVGRSEANLRNALKTAESISPTILFIDELDKSFAGSAGSGDSDGGTSSRIFGSFLTWMQEKKSPVFVMATANRVERLPGEFLRKGRFDEIFFVDLPTPEERQDIYSIHLQKRREDIARFDLEQLAKMSDGFSGAEIEQAIVAAMYEAFAQDREFTQLDIIAALKATLPLSRTMQEQVTALRDWARQRARPAASSVAEYQRMEF
- a CDS encoding glycosyltransferase family 1 protein yields the protein MRIALFTETFLPKVDGIVTRLRYTVDHLQRCGNQVLVIAPDGGITEYKGAKVYGVSGFPLPLYPELKIALPRPEIGSLLQKFQPDVIHVVNPAVLGLAGIFYSKILKIPLVASYHTHLPKYLQHYGLEQLEGLLWTLLKYGHNQAALNLCTSTAMIEELTAQGIERVHLWQRGVDTELFHPQQASVEMRSRLSQNHPQSPLLVYLGRLGAEKEIERIKPILAAIPTARLALIGDGPHRQVLQEHFDGTNTHFVGYLMGNELASALASADVFIFPSRTETLGLVLLEAMAAGCPVVAARSGGIPDIVTDGVNGYLFEPTADIQDVSALVLRLLENQQKRDIIRENARQEAQRWGWAAATRQLQDYYKQVI
- a CDS encoding transposase, yielding MTFRLYPNKQIEKSLRYHRKLHKDLYNAAIYNRFTQYQKFNHKVDYFEQQNCLPEFKEVWIEYKEINSQALQATLKRVDFAFQRWFVGLGKRPKYKSIRHYSGWTYPAKTGYSVESNGENGYLNLSKIGRIQMRGKAKYWGKPTTCTIVYRNGKWYASITIDALDQVLKPEILPTGAIGIDLGCKAALSITDGENHQQIEAPKFLRNAEQKIKKASKEKRRKRAPNRKKKIKASRRWKKSQAKVSKITRKVANQRQNWVHQVAAEIVSGNSFVATEKLEVKKMTSKAKKGKRKKQKSGLNKSILDVGFGMLRDTVKYKVEQIGGVFVEVPTLKVRPSQTCPKCGHQHKKTLDIRVHECGVCGYRQDRDIAAAEVMLYWAKGTLPESGTGFVGAEPSSSTSCTRKKAGSMKQLGAKKRQKSTESFARNELRDVETHSSGGANCG
- a CDS encoding ISL3 family transposase — its product is MTQLLNLPEVLVESSLQEGQVLILSVGKKAKSASCPHCGQNSRHLHQNQKCLVKDLPMGDFEVILNVNRRRFKCKKCRKTFNEKLDFLGARKRYTYRYAEYIIKQVINSNVSNVARNNGLTNEEVISMLEDVAKNVMPIDVKDLRRLGIDEISLVKGQGKFIVVLVDIDSGKLIGLVKERKQIEIKKTMRMWGEKVLSQIEEVSIDMTGNYKSLIEKICPNALVTVDRFHVTKLVHEELNRARIAEKKIASELNAPERKKVFESLKGNKFTILKAENKLTEKQKDKLNRIKQASPLIARMHSLKEDFHNLFEDNKNVVTGTLELINWLKKAEPYYQRSVQTIKRWFGEIVGYFERRTTSGVVEGINNKLKLIKRSGFGFRNFRNFEIRALLSWHYPINLAR
- a CDS encoding NAD-dependent epimerase/dehydratase family protein is translated as MKVLVIGGDGYCGWATALYLSNRGYEVGILDSLVRRHWDNELGIETLTPIASIHQRLQRWYDLTGKSIELYVGDITNYEFLSQTLQQFQPNALVHFGEQRSAPFSMIDREHAVLTQVNNVVGTLNLLYAMREDFPDCHLVKLGTMGEYGTPNIDIEEGYITIEHNGRKDTLPYPKQPGSMYHLSKVHDSHNIHFACRIWGLRATDLNQGIVYGVLTEETALDELLINRLDYDGVFGTALNRFCIQAAIGHPLTVYGKGGQTRGFLDIRDTVRCVEIAIANPPEPGDFRVFNQFTEQFSVADLAMMVKQAGNAMGLNIEINHLDNPRIEKEEHYFHAKNTKLLDLGLQPHYLSDSLLDSLLNFAIKYQQRVDKKQIVPKVSWHRK